In Zunongwangia profunda SM-A87, the following proteins share a genomic window:
- the rimP gene encoding ribosome assembly cofactor RimP encodes MKLKENVEKLLQQAFEENNSLFLIDLMITSDNQIRVIIDGDKGVSVEDCMYVSRKVEHNLDREEEDFSLEVTSAGVSEPLQIPRQYKKNIGRKLQVKTENEKFEGNLIDATESDIKLQWKAREPKPVGKGKVTVEKEAVLAYSAIVEAKVMITF; translated from the coding sequence ATGAAGTTGAAGGAGAACGTAGAAAAGTTGCTACAGCAAGCATTTGAAGAGAATAATTCCTTATTTTTGATTGATCTTATGATAACATCAGATAATCAGATAAGAGTGATTATCGATGGCGATAAAGGAGTTTCTGTCGAAGATTGTATGTATGTAAGCCGTAAGGTAGAGCATAATTTAGACAGGGAAGAAGAGGATTTTTCTTTAGAAGTGACATCGGCCGGAGTATCTGAGCCGCTACAAATTCCCAGACAGTATAAAAAAAATATTGGAAGAAAGTTGCAGGTTAAAACTGAAAATGAAAAATTTGAAGGAAATTTAATCGATGCTACCGAGTCTGATATTAAACTTCAGTGGAAAGCACGTGAACCTAAACCTGTAGGAAAAGGAAAGGTGACGGTAGAGAAAGAAGCTGTATTAGCATATTCAGCAATTGTTGAAGCAAAAGTTATGATAACATTTTAA